Proteins encoded together in one Salmo trutta chromosome 3, fSalTru1.1, whole genome shotgun sequence window:
- the LOC115164235 gene encoding amyloid-like protein 1 isoform X1: MGHTVLPILMAVLSHCMWGNVEALAMAEVNGPGPLVSEPQIAMFCGRQLLHMNPETGQWEPDPQGRQGCFTEPNQILSYCQEMYPALQISHVEESSSPVTIPAWCKKGWGHCQTRPFIVMPYRCQVGEYVSEALLVPDRCRFLHQEQMDACESYVYWHNIAKEACTADSLELHSYGMLLPCGDRFRGVEYVCCPGRGGSSGRGETEGGDVLPAGPQALNPQAKVNTGVKVTTPTPSPSPDTDVDAADMDEEDDEMVEEDEQVVEEDEEEEEEAVEEEEEEEEEEEEEEQQEVAEAAAVKDPEEYEYSIDSGPYQATDYTDSFYYEKGQGQAGRNPSTSPPQTRGDSLPTPRPTDGVDVYFEMPGDDSEHANFLRAKMDLEERRMKRINEIMKEWAEADNQSKNLPKSDRQALNEHFQSVLQTLEEQVAGERQRLVETHLARVVATLNNNRRLALESYLTAVQAEPPQPERVLQALKRYMAAEQKDRRHTLRHYQHIEAVDPQKAEQMKFQVYTHLHVIEERMNQSLALLYQVPALAEELHDDIQELVKAERGDISELMTTSFSETRTTEELLPAESEEEKDDEEEEERAFQNRPYPPRIDPQPNTKKASTDEYDYATSERSPTYEYEEKINTSLELKQVVYKSPEIQTDELQPDALETFNRGAMVGLLVVAVAIAMVMVISLLLVRRKPYGTISHGIVEQVDPMLTPEERQLNKMQNHGYENPTYKFFEQMN; this comes from the exons gCCTTGGCCATGGCTGAGGTGAATGGACCGGGGCCCCTGGTGTCCGAGCCGCAGATTGCCATGTTCTGTGGGCGTCAGCTGCTGCACATGAACCCTGAGACTGGCCAATGGGAGCCTGACCCTCAGGGCCGCCAGGGCTGCTTTACAGAGCCCAACCAGATCCTGTCCTACTGCCAAGAG ATGTACCCAGCCCTACAGATCTCCCATGTGGAGGAGTCCTCCAGCCCCGTCACCATCCCAGCCTGGTGTAAGAAGGGCTGGGGCCACTGCCAGACACGCCCCTTCATCGTCATGCCCTACCGCTGCCAGG TGGGTGAGTATGTGAGTGaggccctgttggttccagaccgATGCCGTTTCCTGCACCAGGAGCAGATGGATGCCTGTGAGAGCTACGTCTACTGGCACAACATAGCCAAGGAG gCCTGCACAGCAGACAGTCTAGAGCTGCATAGTTATGGGATGCTGTTGCCGTGCGGCGACCGTTTCCGTGGGGTGGAGTATGTGTGCTGCCCGGGGAGGGGCGGGTCCAGTGGCAGGGGGGAGACCGAGGGAGGGGACGTTCTCCCAGCAGGACCCCAGGCCCTTAACCCTCAGGCCAAAGTCAACACAGG AGTCAAAGTGACAACACCCACCCCAAGCCCCTCTCCTGACACCGATGTGGACGCGGCAGACATGGATGAGGAAGATGATGAAATGGTGGAAGAGGATGAGCAGGTGgtggaagaggatgaggaagaggaggaggaggcagtagaggaggaggaggaggaggaggaggaagaggaggaggaggagcagcaggaggttgcagaagcagcagcagtgAAAGACCCAGAGGAGTATGAGTACTCCATTGACTCTGGCCCCTACCAGGCTACTGACTACACAGACTCCTTCTACTATGAGAAAGGCCAGGGTCAGGCTGGTCGCAACCCCTCCACATCCCCACCCCAGACCAGGGGAGACAGCC TACCCACCCCTCGCCCCACAGATGGCGTGGATGTTTACTTCGAGATGCCAGGGGACGACAGCGAACACGCCAACTTCCTGCGTGCCAAGATGGACCTGGAGGAGCGGCGAATGAAACGCATCAATGAG ATCATGAAGGAATGGGCTGAGGCTGACAACCAGTCTAAGAACCTGCCCAAGTCTGACCGCCAGGCCCTTAATGAG CATTTCCAGTctgtgttgcagactctggaggAGCAGGTggcaggggagagacagaggctgGTGGAGACCCACCTGGCCCGTGTGGTGGCCACCCTTAACAACAACCGCAGACTGGCCTTGGAGAGCTACCTGACCGCTGTGCAGGCCGAGCCCCCTCAG CCGGAGCGGGTGCTGCAGGCTCTGAAGCGATACATGGCAGCAGAGCAGAAGGACCGAAGACACACTCTGAGACACTACCAGCACATTGAGGCCGTCGACCCCCAGAAGGCTGAGCAGATGAAGTTCCAG GTCTACACACATCTCCATGTGATTgaggagaggatgaaccagaGCTTGGCTTTACTCTACCAGGTCCCTGCCTTGGCTGAGGAGCTGCACGATGATATCC AGGAGCTGGTGAAGGCGGAGCGAGGAGACATCAGTGAGCTCATGACCACTTCCTTCTCTGAGACACGCACCACCGAGGAGCTGCTTCCTGCcgagagtgaggaggagaaggatgacgaggaggaggaggagagagcctTCCAGAACAGGCCCTACCCACCCCGCATCg ACCCACAGCCCAACACTAAGAAAG CCTCTACAGACGAGTATGACTATGCCACATCTGAGAGAAGCCCCACATATGAATATGAGGAGAAA ATTAACACCTCTCTGGAGCTCAAGCAGGTGGTCTACAAGTCTCCTGAGATCCAGACCGATGAACTG CAACCAGACGCCCTGGAGACGTTCAACCGTGGGGCCATGGTGGGGTTGCTGGTGGTTGCTGTGGCCATCGCCATGGTGATGGTGATCAGTCTGTTGCTGGTGCGCAGGAAGCCGTATGGCACCATCAGCCATGGCATTGTGGAG
- the LOC115164235 gene encoding amyloid-like protein 1 isoform X2, translated as MGHTVLPILMAVLSHCMWGNVEALAMAEVNGPGPLVSEPQIAMFCGRQLLHMNPETGQWEPDPQGRQGCFTEPNQILSYCQEMYPALQISHVEESSSPVTIPAWCKKGWGHCQTRPFIVMPYRCQVGEYVSEALLVPDRCRFLHQEQMDACESYVYWHNIAKEACTADSLELHSYGMLLPCGDRFRGVEYVCCPGRGGSSGRGETEGGDVLPAGPQALNPQAKVNTGVKVTTPTPSPSPDTDVDAADMDEEDDEMVEEDEQVVEEDEEEEEEAVEEEEEEEEEEEEEEQQEVAEAAAVKDPEEYEYSIDSGPYQATDYTDSFYYEKGQGQAGRNPSTSPPQTRGDSLPTPRPTDGVDVYFEMPGDDSEHANFLRAKMDLEERRMKRINEIMKEWAEADNQSKNLPKSDRQALNEHFQSVLQTLEEQVAGERQRLVETHLARVVATLNNNRRLALESYLTAVQAEPPQPERVLQALKRYMAAEQKDRRHTLRHYQHIEAVDPQKAEQMKFQVYTHLHVIEERMNQSLALLYQVPALAEELHDDIQELVKAERGDISELMTTSFSETRTTEELLPAESEEEKDDEEEEERAFQNRPYPPRIDPQPNTKKASTDEYDYATSERSPTYEYEEKINTSLELKQVVYKSPEIQTDELQPDALETFNRGAMVGLLVVAVAIAMVMVISLLLVRRKPYGTISHGIVEVDPMLTPEERQLNKMQNHGYENPTYKFFEQMN; from the exons gCCTTGGCCATGGCTGAGGTGAATGGACCGGGGCCCCTGGTGTCCGAGCCGCAGATTGCCATGTTCTGTGGGCGTCAGCTGCTGCACATGAACCCTGAGACTGGCCAATGGGAGCCTGACCCTCAGGGCCGCCAGGGCTGCTTTACAGAGCCCAACCAGATCCTGTCCTACTGCCAAGAG ATGTACCCAGCCCTACAGATCTCCCATGTGGAGGAGTCCTCCAGCCCCGTCACCATCCCAGCCTGGTGTAAGAAGGGCTGGGGCCACTGCCAGACACGCCCCTTCATCGTCATGCCCTACCGCTGCCAGG TGGGTGAGTATGTGAGTGaggccctgttggttccagaccgATGCCGTTTCCTGCACCAGGAGCAGATGGATGCCTGTGAGAGCTACGTCTACTGGCACAACATAGCCAAGGAG gCCTGCACAGCAGACAGTCTAGAGCTGCATAGTTATGGGATGCTGTTGCCGTGCGGCGACCGTTTCCGTGGGGTGGAGTATGTGTGCTGCCCGGGGAGGGGCGGGTCCAGTGGCAGGGGGGAGACCGAGGGAGGGGACGTTCTCCCAGCAGGACCCCAGGCCCTTAACCCTCAGGCCAAAGTCAACACAGG AGTCAAAGTGACAACACCCACCCCAAGCCCCTCTCCTGACACCGATGTGGACGCGGCAGACATGGATGAGGAAGATGATGAAATGGTGGAAGAGGATGAGCAGGTGgtggaagaggatgaggaagaggaggaggaggcagtagaggaggaggaggaggaggaggaggaagaggaggaggaggagcagcaggaggttgcagaagcagcagcagtgAAAGACCCAGAGGAGTATGAGTACTCCATTGACTCTGGCCCCTACCAGGCTACTGACTACACAGACTCCTTCTACTATGAGAAAGGCCAGGGTCAGGCTGGTCGCAACCCCTCCACATCCCCACCCCAGACCAGGGGAGACAGCC TACCCACCCCTCGCCCCACAGATGGCGTGGATGTTTACTTCGAGATGCCAGGGGACGACAGCGAACACGCCAACTTCCTGCGTGCCAAGATGGACCTGGAGGAGCGGCGAATGAAACGCATCAATGAG ATCATGAAGGAATGGGCTGAGGCTGACAACCAGTCTAAGAACCTGCCCAAGTCTGACCGCCAGGCCCTTAATGAG CATTTCCAGTctgtgttgcagactctggaggAGCAGGTggcaggggagagacagaggctgGTGGAGACCCACCTGGCCCGTGTGGTGGCCACCCTTAACAACAACCGCAGACTGGCCTTGGAGAGCTACCTGACCGCTGTGCAGGCCGAGCCCCCTCAG CCGGAGCGGGTGCTGCAGGCTCTGAAGCGATACATGGCAGCAGAGCAGAAGGACCGAAGACACACTCTGAGACACTACCAGCACATTGAGGCCGTCGACCCCCAGAAGGCTGAGCAGATGAAGTTCCAG GTCTACACACATCTCCATGTGATTgaggagaggatgaaccagaGCTTGGCTTTACTCTACCAGGTCCCTGCCTTGGCTGAGGAGCTGCACGATGATATCC AGGAGCTGGTGAAGGCGGAGCGAGGAGACATCAGTGAGCTCATGACCACTTCCTTCTCTGAGACACGCACCACCGAGGAGCTGCTTCCTGCcgagagtgaggaggagaaggatgacgaggaggaggaggagagagcctTCCAGAACAGGCCCTACCCACCCCGCATCg ACCCACAGCCCAACACTAAGAAAG CCTCTACAGACGAGTATGACTATGCCACATCTGAGAGAAGCCCCACATATGAATATGAGGAGAAA ATTAACACCTCTCTGGAGCTCAAGCAGGTGGTCTACAAGTCTCCTGAGATCCAGACCGATGAACTG CAACCAGACGCCCTGGAGACGTTCAACCGTGGGGCCATGGTGGGGTTGCTGGTGGTTGCTGTGGCCATCGCCATGGTGATGGTGATCAGTCTGTTGCTGGTGCGCAGGAAGCCGTATGGCACCATCAGCCATGGCATTGTGGAG